The genomic window GTGTTCCTGTTGATATGCAAATTAATGTGTATACATACTTAACTAACTATGTGTGCAAAATATTAACTGTACTAACTTCCAGTTTTTTCTTATCCTTTGTATTAGTCTATGATCTCTTTCTTCATACTTCTTTGGGTCAATGTAGAGAACCTTTCCATTCTTTGGTTCGACGATCTAAAGAAATAGTAGCTATAAAgatataaatgtacaaatatgtCTGACCACCAATATCCAGTGCATCTTCTGGTAGCAGTAAGGTCCAATGAGGGCATTGTAATgagacaaatcaacctgcagaaataCATGTATACAGGTGTCTGTAAGTCCTCGTAAAGTACCAATTCATACATTGCTTAAAACTTTCTTCTTAAGGATATACGTCCCATTACAAATGTCATTCACTGCAGACACGTCCATGATAAatatttcttcttcctgtgtttgGAAGTGAGCATgcacataatgcatacattcaTATGCACTAGACTTTTCTATGTATTATCTCTAACCTTTTTGTTGGCACGGATCATGTATAGTAGATAAGATGCTATCAACTATAtacaacatatatacatatatgcttGCTTGCATAAAGTTTACAAGCACGTACTTCATCAGTAACCCATCCACTGGTGTCGATCAGTGACAGAATTCTCTCGTCGTAAACTTTGTAACTACCAAACTTCGCTTCAAAAAGCATCTAGGTTTTGTTACTGATTCTCATTAATCGGCCTGCATGATAGCAATATTATGCAGACAGATGATATACCGGGCACAAAACCTTCGGTTTGATAATCATTTTCATCAACTTCTTCATCTGATGAATTAGGACAATACTGATGAACTACCCCTCCTGCAAAATAAAGATGAAAATGAATGAATGAAAAGTGTAGATAGAGAAAAGTAGTTACAGCCTACAAAATATCCTTACGGGATTTGTGCAAGTGGAAATAGTCAATAAGTACATTAGCCATTGTAGGCTCTTCTTGATTCAATAAGTcggctgtttgtttgtttgtctctacatcATCCTTCAAATCATACATTTTGTTGGTAAACTTTTGCACAACTGTGATTGGAACTGGTTCCTTGTGAGCATAGCAAAGATCCTTCAAACATTTCTGGTCTTCATAGTTATCCACAACATAGCTGTGCAGAAATGCAGCTGGTAAGTTGGTTTTGAGACTGTTAGATATGTATTCATGGGCAGGCCCACATGGCTTAAACAAAAACGATGGATGGTTCTGTATAATAGTTTTCATCTTCTTGCTAAGTTTCACGATTTTGTCAAACTGAAAGCTGTTCCCTGGTGGAATATCTTcattgctgaaaatttcatgacccCCTAAAATGTATAATCCATGCAGATTAACACACACCTACATGATTGAATTTATTTCTTACCTTCAAGCTTAGGGCTGGTTTCTTCTACTGACATACTACtggcttcttcttcttctactccCTGGACCCCAGAACTACCTGTTGTACCAATTCATCTTATACCGATGATCTACCCGTGCATGTACATTTACTTAGACATATCCATGACAAATATGCTATGTATGGGGAGCATTAAAGTTATTTTGTGTGCATGTCCATGCAGATGTTTCAATGCATCTCACTTCAACATAGTACATGCAGTGTACCCTCTACCATTTGGAACCAAGAGTTTGACCAATATGTGATCTGGGCTGACAAAATCAGTCTCTTATAGCCTGTCAAAATTTGACCTACTTTTAAATGCTTGAAGCTACATTACTTTGTCCATGATTATAGCTAGCATCCACATAAACGTTTAACCACTTATGTAAAAATTGCTTATAATTTTAATGAAGTTTACAGAATTATTCTAGGTCAAATACAGTGATGGAGATAGACAAGATtcagtaaacatgtgtattttcGGGATATACActgattttgtcagactgggtcacatattaatttttatgtggACCAGAACTCATGGGGCTAAtattttttgtccttattacaaAGTTATTTTTAGAGACAGGCTCTATTGTAACTATATGTAGCTGTAATATCATGTCTGGCATGATAGTTATTGTATGCATATGTGCTCACATCCATCCCGAGCATTGCTGTATGATGGCTCTAGGTCAACGTGTTCCCTCTTCACTGGAAAGCTATCACTGCCAGTTTTTGTCTTCACTGAGGTGTTTCCTGTACAATTCTCATTAGCTTGTTCACCGGTCTCAGTGTTCAATAGGCAACTATCATCAATGCTAGAATCATCTGCTGTCAAAgtggaatataattatattatactacacaaaaataactaCTATTCATACCGATGACTGAATTCTTGCATCTTGTCCCTTTGTGGCAATATGTTGTGCATTTTACTTTGCTTTTGAAACATACACATTTGCCATTTACACAAACAGATTTGCAATTGCAGTGTGAATCATCAGTTTTCCTTCGATTGAATTTTTTTGCAGCCGATCGCAGTGCTATTGTGGGATCATCTTCCCACCCAGTGGTTTGTACTGTTGCATGAAAGCACTTCTGAAGCTGGTCAGTTCGACATCTTCCTTTCAAAAGTCCATACTCGGTTCTTATTTTGTAAGATCCATGTTGTTTTGCAACCACAACTCCTGGTATTCTTCTCAAATCACCTACACCTCTGTCATGTCGTGGAATCCTTACAGTCACACCATCcccaattttaaattttacagcCTTGATTCTTTTGCTGTTATCATAAAGTTTCTTCATTTTAGCAGCTGAATTTGCAATGTTTTTCTTTGCAAACTGTCTAActagggttccaccgatacagaaaaatacctaccgatccgataccgatacctagcagtaaattctcaccgataccgataattgCCATACACTTTGCACGCTtctcaagttagctatgtgtgactgcactattagaatatttattgtgcagtgactgttctattagagtatttcgatctttttcatgcaaacatagtaagtagcagttgctcaatgtttaacaaagcaattccagcaccttttatgctagaataatgctcaacactatttccagttTGTTGTACCtcacgttttgctagcatagcatttatgatgatagttatggtgATGACGATTGGCGCGAGTAGTCATTGATCGGTATCGGAGTACCTAGTAACCGATACCGAtcgatataataataataataataataataataataataataataattaactttacagtgtacatatacctacatacatacaagttgcagatgttggtagaggaactcacctaatatcggacgggctccaaaatcggacgcaattactcgagctacaacaggaatttttgaacaactcatatgtctttagatagttcaaggctgtgggactttgggcaccaagtatcagctttctcggcttctttgtctggtggcagcagccctgcaaagtcatttccgattaataagtataatcggaaaaaacagtcgattcacggacactcaccgtctacatatcagacttgcattcaatcaacagttttctaccttaaagtagtagagtaactcatctactttctaaatatccctggtttattaaatcaaatccttttaatcacgaattacaaatcaaataaaatgagacgtcactggagtaataatcgcaccataAATTTAAATATACGGAAACTTGATTAATTATACGTTGTTTGAGATACGTATACGGGAAATGTTCACcgtatacttttacaaacaccgtttacttccgtatacttaaattcatagtgcgattattactccagtgacgtctcattttatttgatttgtaattcgtgattaaaaggatttgatttaataaaccagggatatttagaaagtagatgagttactctactacttaaggtagaaaactgttgattgaatgcaagtctgatatgtagacggtgagtgtccgtgaatcgactgttttttccgattatacgtattaatcggaaatgactttgcagggctgctgccaccagacaaagaagtcgagaaagctgatacttggtgcccaaagtcccacagccttgaactatctaaagacatatgagttgttcaaaaatttctgttgtagctcgagtaattacgtccgattttggagcTCGTCCGATTTTAGGTTAGTTACTCTATGATAGAGaattgggacatatggcagcacactgatggtccactgacatcctgtgtcagtggccggaagctaaattgtagagtgattagctacaaagtttacgtactagtctaagattacttaaaaggggggggaaattaacagttaaagggagttgaagttaggttggtgagggatctttgaacactttgagcatggacatagaaatgaaaaagagcaggtgctgttggaggtgaaattggcagtgaaatgattccacagataatctaaaagtttggcctttatcttgagtgggttgtcctggtagttgataacgggaagggcattccagatgcgaggaagccggttaaaataaaagttactagtggaattgtcaggtgatcttgtttggagtagcttgtttccagaagctagacgcgtgtgaccagttgcaaatttaatgaaattattgatgtcaaatccattgtgggggttgtggagatttttaagaaagaacatcacatcatttacatcaagaatgtacatcaggggtagcatatggagattaataagacgagacttgtagtcagtagagtaatcatttagaatgtatttagttgcacgcctctgaacacgttcgagttgctgaatgtgcttaattaggtggggtttccagatgaccgagcagtagaaaaactgggatctaacaagagaggtatatagtcgagatttggcttggacataattttgtagggagaaagATCTTCTTAGAAGTCCAAGTACCTGATAGGATTTGGAGATAATGTGGTTATAGTGAGCATCCCAAGACAGGTCGCTTGATAACATAATTCTTAGATCTTTGTTTGTATCAACACAAGAAATCTGGGAGGCGCCGATATTGTAAGATGTTGGAGATTTCCTTTTAAAAGATAGCAGAAAGATTTTTGATAGACCGAATAGAAGATTCCAGTGGGTACTCCAaaagtttaaattatttaagTCTTCTTGAAGTTTAAGTGAATCTAGTGGTGAGGAGATAGTTTTTATGCATTTGGTGTCGTCTGCAAATAGAAACAATagacaaaatttaatg from Dysidea avara chromosome 2, odDysAvar1.4, whole genome shotgun sequence includes these protein-coding regions:
- the LOC136247813 gene encoding uncharacterized protein is translated as MKKLYDNSKRIKAVKFKIGDGVTVRIPRHDRGVGDLRRIPGVVVAKQHGSYKIRTEYGLLKGRCRTDQLQKCFHATVQTTGWEDDPTIALRSAAKKFNRRKTDDSHCNCKSVCVNGKCVCFKSKVKCTTYCHKGTRCKNSVIADDSSIDDSCLLNTETGEQANENCTGNTSVKTKTGSDSFPVKREHVDLEPSYSNARDGCSSGVQGVEEEEASSMSVEETSPKLEGGHEIFSNEDIPPGNSFQFDKIVKLSKKMKTIIQNHPSFLFKPCGPAHEYISNSLKTNLPAAFLHSYVVDNYEDQKCLKDLCYAHKEPVPITVVQKFTNKMYDLKDDVETNKQTADLLNQEEPTMANVLIDYFHLHKSRGVVHQYCPNSSDEEVDENDYQTEGRLMRISNKT